A part of Candidatus Abyssobacteria bacterium SURF_5 genomic DNA contains:
- a CDS encoding dihydroxy-acid dehydratase, with amino-acid sequence MSDKPNSEKLFKDTLGAPMSLGRLSVMKGLGIDPNSLMTKPFIAVANSFTEINPGHIHLREIAQAVREGVIAAGGIPFEFNVPAPCDAVAEGNDGMRHILPQRDLIADSVETFVRSQLFDGVVLVSGCDKINPGMLMAAARLDLPAIFVPGGPAMMNIRFVKPGGSIDHKDHEDIFSKLQAVTCGTCGACEIMGTANTFQLLSEALGMALSGAAAIPAVAMEKRVKARASGERIVEMVREGLTTGRILTRKAIENAIMVDLAIGGSTNSTLHLPALAAQLGIEIDIDLFNKFATKIPTLLRIAPNGPHGVVDLYRAGGVAAVMKRLREDLHLDCATVGGKTIGEIIDEAQVLDDTVVYSKDAPVLPEGGTVALKGNLAPDGAVIKQSAVIPSMRTFEGKARVFNSEEDALHALQSGEIGPGTVIVIRYEGPKGGPGMPEMLSVTATITLMRLERVALVTDGRFSGATDGPCVGHVTPEAYLGGPLALLEDGDLIKIDIPNRSLSVALSPEELAQRSSAWVRHERPVASHYLKMYRKLVGPASKGAVLQA; translated from the coding sequence ATGAGCGATAAACCGAACAGCGAGAAACTTTTTAAGGATACCCTTGGCGCCCCTATGAGCCTGGGGCGGCTGAGCGTCATGAAGGGGCTCGGCATCGATCCCAATTCCTTGATGACCAAGCCGTTTATTGCAGTTGCCAATTCCTTCACCGAAATCAATCCCGGCCACATTCATCTGCGCGAGATCGCGCAAGCCGTGAGGGAGGGCGTCATCGCTGCGGGCGGAATCCCATTCGAATTCAATGTGCCTGCCCCGTGCGACGCGGTCGCCGAAGGCAACGACGGCATGCGCCACATCCTTCCGCAGCGCGACCTGATCGCCGACAGCGTCGAGACCTTCGTCCGGTCACAGCTCTTTGACGGAGTGGTCCTCGTGAGCGGGTGCGACAAAATCAATCCAGGCATGCTCATGGCCGCTGCCCGCCTCGATTTGCCGGCTATCTTCGTGCCCGGCGGGCCGGCTATGATGAACATCCGGTTCGTCAAACCCGGCGGAAGCATCGATCATAAGGATCATGAAGATATCTTTTCGAAACTGCAGGCGGTCACCTGCGGAACCTGCGGCGCTTGCGAGATCATGGGGACCGCCAACACGTTTCAACTCCTGAGCGAGGCGCTCGGAATGGCTTTGAGCGGAGCCGCCGCCATCCCGGCAGTCGCCATGGAGAAACGAGTCAAGGCGCGCGCGTCCGGCGAGCGAATCGTGGAAATGGTGCGGGAAGGCCTCACGACGGGCCGCATTCTCACGCGAAAAGCGATCGAGAACGCCATCATGGTCGACCTCGCCATCGGCGGCTCGACCAACTCCACGCTTCATCTGCCCGCGCTCGCCGCCCAACTCGGAATCGAAATCGATATCGATCTGTTCAATAAATTCGCCACGAAAATTCCCACCCTGCTGAGAATCGCGCCGAATGGCCCGCACGGCGTCGTTGACCTGTACCGGGCGGGCGGAGTGGCCGCCGTCATGAAACGCCTGCGGGAAGACCTTCATCTTGATTGCGCCACAGTCGGCGGAAAAACAATCGGAGAGATCATTGACGAGGCTCAAGTCCTCGATGATACAGTGGTCTATTCGAAAGATGCGCCCGTACTTCCCGAAGGTGGAACGGTGGCGCTGAAGGGCAACCTCGCGCCGGACGGAGCGGTCATCAAGCAGTCGGCTGTCATCCCGTCAATGCGCACCTTCGAGGGAAAAGCGAGAGTATTCAACAGCGAAGAAGACGCCCTGCATGCATTGCAGAGCGGAGAGATTGGGCCGGGTACGGTCATCGTCATTCGGTACGAGGGCCCCAAGGGCGGGCCGGGCATGCCGGAGATGCTGAGCGTGACCGCAACAATCACGCTCATGCGCCTCGAGCGCGTCGCGCTGGTCACCGACGGCCGGTTCTCAGGCGCGACGGACGGCCCATGCGTCGGGCACGTCACCCCCGAGGCTTACCTCGGCGGGCCCCTCGCGCTGCTCGAGGACGGCGATCTGATAAAGATCGATATTCCTAACAGGTCTCTTTCAGTCGCGCTTTCACCTGAAGAGCTGGCTCAGCGCTCCTCCGCGTGGGTCCGCCACGAAAGGCCCGTCGCAAGCCATTACCTCAAGATGTATCGGAAACTGGTCGGGCCGGCCTCGAAGGGAGCTGTTCTTCAGGCATAA
- a CDS encoding fatty-acid--CoA ligase, whose translation MMRFSLTVRDMLHRPKRLFPNKEICSRTRSGFMRYTYADFHDRVGKLGNVLSSLGVKRGDRVGTIAWNHHRHLELYLAVPCYGAVLNTLNLRLFDEQLAYVIGHADDRIIFVDDDLLPLLERIREKLTGVKHIVVMTDDEKLPKSALPLLSYEELLSQASPDFSFPEDIDEWAPAAMCYTTATTGDPKGVVYTHRSIYLHSLTLGLADVLGLGERDVIMPVVPMFHVNAWGLPFSAAWFGAKQVLPREKLDGHSLCELIERERVTVTGGVPTLLRGIFQHLEGGAKHDLSSLRKVVCGGSALPRALVKGFREKYGITLTHGYGMTETSPVVTLSQLKSHMDAWPGDMIYDVLAKQGTLLPGLEMKIISDEGVEVKPDGKEAGEIVLRGPWIAGEYYREPEKSAQTMRDGWLRTGDIASLDEEGYIQIVDRTKDLIKSGGEWISSVDLENTIMAHPGVLEASVIGVPHEKWDERPLAVVVPKKEAQGTLSEKDILDFLRDKVAKWWLPDQVVFISEIPKTSVGKFDKKELRRRYAK comes from the coding sequence ATGATGAGGTTTTCGCTCACGGTGCGCGACATGCTGCACCGCCCGAAACGATTGTTTCCGAACAAGGAGATCTGTTCAAGAACACGGTCGGGATTCATGCGCTATACTTACGCCGATTTTCACGACCGGGTCGGAAAGTTGGGGAACGTACTGTCGAGCCTGGGAGTAAAGCGAGGCGACCGGGTCGGCACGATTGCGTGGAATCATCACCGCCATCTTGAACTGTACCTTGCTGTTCCCTGCTATGGCGCGGTACTGAATACGCTGAACCTGCGGTTGTTCGATGAGCAGCTTGCGTATGTTATCGGGCATGCGGACGATCGGATCATCTTCGTTGACGACGATCTGCTTCCGCTGCTCGAGCGAATTCGCGAGAAATTAACGGGTGTCAAACATATCGTGGTGATGACCGATGACGAGAAGCTTCCGAAAAGCGCGCTTCCGCTGCTTTCATACGAGGAACTGCTGAGCCAGGCCTCACCGGATTTCTCGTTTCCGGAGGATATCGACGAGTGGGCGCCGGCCGCGATGTGTTACACGACTGCGACGACAGGCGACCCGAAGGGCGTCGTTTACACTCACAGATCGATTTATCTGCACAGTCTGACGCTTGGGCTTGCGGACGTGCTCGGGCTCGGCGAGCGAGACGTGATCATGCCGGTTGTTCCGATGTTTCACGTGAACGCGTGGGGATTGCCGTTCTCGGCCGCGTGGTTTGGAGCGAAGCAGGTGTTGCCGAGGGAGAAACTCGACGGTCATTCCCTATGCGAGTTGATCGAGCGCGAGCGGGTGACGGTGACCGGCGGAGTCCCGACGCTTCTGCGGGGCATATTCCAGCATCTCGAGGGCGGCGCGAAGCACGATCTCTCGTCTCTCCGAAAGGTAGTCTGCGGTGGTTCCGCTCTGCCGAGGGCGCTGGTGAAAGGGTTCCGCGAGAAGTACGGCATCACGCTCACGCACGGCTACGGCATGACGGAGACCTCTCCGGTGGTCACGCTCTCGCAATTAAAGAGCCACATGGATGCGTGGCCCGGCGACATGATTTACGATGTTCTCGCAAAGCAAGGCACGTTGCTGCCCGGCCTGGAAATGAAGATAATCAGCGATGAGGGTGTGGAAGTGAAGCCGGACGGGAAAGAGGCGGGCGAAATCGTTTTGCGCGGCCCGTGGATCGCGGGAGAATACTATCGTGAGCCGGAGAAGAGCGCGCAGACAATGCGGGACGGCTGGCTGCGCACGGGTGATATTGCGAGTCTGGATGAAGAAGGGTACATTCAGATCGTCGATCGAACGAAGGACCTCATCAAGAGCGGCGGCGAGTGGATATCTTCAGTCGATCTCGAGAACACGATCATGGCGCATCCGGGCGTGCTCGAGGCGAGTGTGATCGGGGTTCCGCACGAGAAATGGGATGAGCGCCCTCTCGCGGTGGTCGTCCCGAAGAAGGAGGCGCAGGGAACACTCAGCGAGAAGGATATTCTCGATTTTCTGCGGGATAAGGTTGCGAAGTGGTGGCTGCCGGATCAAGTGGTCTTCATCAGCGAGATCCCCAAAACCAGTGTCGGCAAGTTTGACAAGAAAGAACTGCGACGGCGATACGCGAAATAA
- a CDS encoding SGNH/GDSL hydrolase family protein, whose translation MKIESTLSKIFLLFLSLCFAFALLEAASRMYLHFAPEPVFRKYGSLNQLYSRYGKNNLQQTYSPHRYLGFYPTPNFQKGLDKHNSLGFRGDEIELKKKDGVFRIACLGGSTTYGMTEDYREAYPYQLERYLHENGYPQVEVINAGAGMYTSWETLINFQFRLLELEPDLIIVYHAINDVYPRIVWPPSAYRADNSGARIVNVSPMKMPPIWHYSTFLRMFAVRAGLAESHGSLDWNLVERPPSFYAGLHRMLYRQNRYPADIFLKVPASKMLEENRPIYFESNLKSLIAIAQANDVKVVFVTFAYSPFFDDPAISCRENQKAIEEHNEIVRGFSDRAYVHDFAKAMSVNKEYYQDGYHFTPAGEIKRAQLIGDYLAENNLLD comes from the coding sequence ATGAAAATAGAAAGCACCCTCTCAAAAATCTTTCTCTTGTTTCTTTCCCTCTGCTTCGCTTTTGCGCTTCTCGAAGCAGCGTCGCGCATGTATCTCCACTTCGCGCCCGAGCCGGTTTTCCGCAAATACGGCTCCCTTAACCAGCTCTATTCCCGCTACGGAAAGAACAACCTCCAGCAGACATATTCTCCTCACAGATATCTCGGCTTCTATCCAACTCCGAATTTCCAGAAGGGATTGGACAAGCATAATTCTCTCGGATTTCGCGGCGATGAAATCGAGCTGAAGAAGAAGGATGGCGTTTTCAGAATTGCCTGCCTGGGAGGGTCCACTACGTACGGCATGACGGAGGACTACCGCGAAGCCTACCCGTATCAACTCGAACGATATCTGCATGAGAACGGCTACCCGCAGGTCGAGGTGATTAATGCCGGCGCAGGAATGTACACGTCATGGGAGACGCTGATCAATTTCCAGTTCCGGCTCCTGGAACTCGAGCCCGATCTGATCATCGTCTACCATGCCATCAACGACGTGTATCCCCGCATCGTCTGGCCGCCGTCCGCATATCGCGCCGATAATTCAGGCGCGCGAATCGTAAATGTCAGCCCGATGAAGATGCCTCCCATCTGGCATTACAGCACGTTCCTCAGGATGTTTGCCGTCCGCGCCGGCCTCGCGGAATCGCATGGCTCTCTCGATTGGAACCTGGTTGAGAGGCCGCCGAGCTTTTACGCCGGCTTGCACAGAATGCTGTACAGGCAGAACCGGTATCCGGCCGATATCTTCCTCAAAGTCCCCGCCTCAAAGATGCTCGAGGAGAATCGCCCGATCTACTTCGAGTCGAACCTGAAAAGCCTTATAGCAATAGCTCAGGCCAATGACGTGAAGGTCGTTTTCGTCACCTTCGCATATTCTCCCTTCTTTGATGATCCGGCCATTTCATGCAGAGAGAATCAGAAGGCCATCGAAGAACACAATGAGATCGTCAGGGGGTTTTCTGATCGCGCATACGTGCACGATTTCGCGAAGGCGATGTCAGTCAACAAGGAATATTATCAGGACGGCTACCACTTCACCCCCGCCGGCGAAATCAAACGCGCTCAATTGATCGGGGATTATCTGGCAGAAAATAACCTTCTCGACTAG